From Amyelois transitella isolate CPQ chromosome 4, ilAmyTran1.1, whole genome shotgun sequence, one genomic window encodes:
- the LOC106130954 gene encoding uridine-cytidine kinase isoform X2 codes for MFAILQSSRGISACTKLLYKSVHCRNIITQRMAEKTVDYTKTNTFESKTPFLIGVAGGTASGKSTVCQRIMEKLGQQHKEQTERRVVCVSQDSFYRTLTPSERLRAERGQFNFDHPDAFDDRKLLAVLKDILAGKKVEVPEYDYITNSINPHRSHTIYPADVVLIEGILVFYFPEVRELFHMKLFVDTDSDTRLARRVPRDIMERGRDLEQVLNQYMNFVKPAFEEFCLPTKKFADVIIPRGADNLVAIDLIVQHISEYLKRSPMDKTGALEYAALSTSVPGSPQRGKSGRPH; via the exons aTGTTCGCAATTTTGCAGTCAAGTCGTGGTATTTCTGCGTGCACCAAGCTTTTATACAAATCAGTGCATTgcagaaatataataacacaGAGAATGGCTGAAAAAACGGTGGATTATACGAAGACAAACACATTTGAAAGCAAAACTCCGTTTCTCATAGGTGTAGCAGGCGGTACGGCGAGTGGCAAG TCAACAGTATGTCAACGCATCATGGAAAAGCTGGGACAACAGCACAAAGAGCAGACTGAACGGCGAGTTGTGTGCGTCAGTCAGGACTCCTTCTACCGGACCCTCACTCCCTCAGAAAGGCTccgagctgaacgtggacagTTCAACTTTGACCATCCAGATGCATTCGATGACCGTAAGCTGTTAGCGGTATTGAAGGATATCCTTGCTGGAAAGAAGGTTGAAGTCCCGGAGTATGACTACATCACAAATTCTATAAA TCCACACCGGTCCCACACAATCTACCCGGCCGATGTGGTCCTCATCGAGGGTATCCTGGTGTTCTACTTCCCGGAGGTCCGCGAGCTGTTCCACATGAAGCTGTTTGTTGACACCGACTCGGACACCCGCCTGGCCAGGAGAG TACCACGAGACATAATGGAGCGAGGTCGTGACCTGGAGCAAGTGCTGAATCAGTACATGAACTTCGTAAAGCCAGCATTCGAAGAGTTCTGCCTGCCG aCCAAAAAGTTTGCTGACGTCATCATCCCGAGAGGAGCTGACAACTTAG TGGCCATCGATCTGATCGTGCAACACATCTCCGAATACTTGAAGCGGAGCCCTATGGACAAGACCGGAGCCCTGGAGTACGCGGCGCTCTCCACGTCCGTGCCGGGGAGCCCGCAGCGGGGCAAAAGTGGAAGGCCACATTAA
- the LOC106130954 gene encoding uridine-cytidine kinase isoform X1, giving the protein MFAILQSSRGISACTKLLYKSVHCRNIITQRMAEKTVDYTKTNTFESKTPFLIGVAGGTASGKSTVCQRIMEKLGQQHKEQTERRVVCVSQDSFYRTLTPSERLRAERGQFNFDHPDAFDDRKLLAVLKDILAGKKVEVPEYDYITNSINPHRSHTIYPADVVLIEGILVFYFPEVRELFHMKLFVDTDSDTRLARRVPRDIMERGRDLEQVLNQYMNFVKPAFEEFCLPTKKFADVIIPRGADNLVAIDLIVHHIWDIMYKKRATPEKKLTNGTCNGTHEEEPTNGRRMSGSSEDTLSR; this is encoded by the exons aTGTTCGCAATTTTGCAGTCAAGTCGTGGTATTTCTGCGTGCACCAAGCTTTTATACAAATCAGTGCATTgcagaaatataataacacaGAGAATGGCTGAAAAAACGGTGGATTATACGAAGACAAACACATTTGAAAGCAAAACTCCGTTTCTCATAGGTGTAGCAGGCGGTACGGCGAGTGGCAAG TCAACAGTATGTCAACGCATCATGGAAAAGCTGGGACAACAGCACAAAGAGCAGACTGAACGGCGAGTTGTGTGCGTCAGTCAGGACTCCTTCTACCGGACCCTCACTCCCTCAGAAAGGCTccgagctgaacgtggacagTTCAACTTTGACCATCCAGATGCATTCGATGACCGTAAGCTGTTAGCGGTATTGAAGGATATCCTTGCTGGAAAGAAGGTTGAAGTCCCGGAGTATGACTACATCACAAATTCTATAAA TCCACACCGGTCCCACACAATCTACCCGGCCGATGTGGTCCTCATCGAGGGTATCCTGGTGTTCTACTTCCCGGAGGTCCGCGAGCTGTTCCACATGAAGCTGTTTGTTGACACCGACTCGGACACCCGCCTGGCCAGGAGAG TACCACGAGACATAATGGAGCGAGGTCGTGACCTGGAGCAAGTGCTGAATCAGTACATGAACTTCGTAAAGCCAGCATTCGAAGAGTTCTGCCTGCCG aCCAAAAAGTTTGCTGACGTCATCATCCCGAGAGGAGCTGACAACTTAG TGGCTATAGACCTAATCGTGCATCATATTTGGGATATAATGTATAAGAAGAGGGCGACTCCTGAGAAGAAGCTGACGAATGGCACGTGCAATGGTACTCACGAAGAGGAACCAACGAATGGACGACGGATGTCTGGGAGTTCTGAAGACACGCTGAGTCGATAG